Sequence from the Paenibacillus riograndensis SBR5 genome:
TTCCTGCACAGGAGCTGCTGCAGCGGCTATCAATGCCGGAGGCCCGCCGAGAAAAACGGACACGGGCAGCGGCTCGCCGAGCTGCTCCGCCTCCCGGTGATGAAAGCCGCCTCCCTTATGCTTCTGCCAATAGACCCCCGCCTTGCTGTCATCATATATCTGAACACGGTATATTCCAAGATTATGGTTCTGCGGATGAGTGATGCTCTCGGTATAGACCAGCGGCAAGGTCAGAGAAGGCCCCCCTTCCTCCTGCCAGCCGGTGATGCGCGGCAGTTCCTTCAGCGGCTCGGTGCTGCGGCAGACCCCAAGAACAGGCGCTTCTCCCTGCGGCACATTCCGGGTCCCGACCTTGAGCAGGTCCAGCAGCAGCCGCTTCTCCTTCCAGAGCCCGGATGCTGTTGGCGGCAGCAATGTTTCCATGGCGCCCATGAGGGTCTTTACCAGCTGCTCGGGGCGGGTCCCGAAGGCCTGGTTGGCCCGGCGCACCGTTCCGAACAGATTCGTCGCCACCGGAAACGGCGTGTCTTTTACATTCGTGAAGAGCAGAGCCGGCCCCTCCTCCCGCACCACACGCCGATGAATCTCCGCAAGCTCCAAATAAGGGTCCACCGGAGCATCAATTACGGCAAGATCCTTATCCTTGCGGAGCTGTTCAATCCATTGACGCAAATTACCATATCCCAATCTCGTTCCTCCTCAAACAGGGCACTATCCCACAAAAGTTTGATGAGCGCAGACTATTTATTCGCTCTTTCCAGCTGCCATACGCGCACACTCATATAACACAGAACACCGAAAAGCCCGGCGATCAGGAGAATATGTGCCAGTGCGGCAAATATGTACAGCCTTTCGTTATATAGGGTATGAACAACAGCCGCACCGCTGAGTACCTGAAGCAGACACAGCACAACTGCTGCAATGCCAAGGGCTCTCAGCTCAGGCTGCGCTTTATGTTTCCAGAAGGCCAGATGTCCAAGGCACGCAATCAGGAGAAACAGCAGCGCCGCCGCAACCCTGTGCGTAAAAACAATGGTTACTCCGCCTGACAGCTCAGGGAACCACTCCCCGTTACAGAGCGGCCACCCGGAGCAGCCTCCCTGGGAGTCTGTATGGCTGACATACGCCCCAATATAAACCACTATATAAGAATATAACGCAGCCGCCCACGTTAAGTTGCGGAAGCCCCTGCTGACCCCCCGGTCCGCCACAGGGGGAGCATCCCCCCATGCATGCCTGCGTTTCGTCCCCAGGGCAAGCATCAGCGAGCTGGCGAAAGCGATCAGCGAAAAGCCCATATGCAGCGCCATCACCGCAGCCGACTGCGGCCGGATCACCGCGAGTGCCCCCATTCCTCCCTGCACTACCACGAATAAAAGCGTCAGCAGGGCAAACACCTGCAGATCTCTCCGCTCACGGGCATAACGCCAAAAGGCAAACATTGAAGCAAGGGACAGCAGACCGGCAAGACCGCTGAACAGACGATGGGTATACTCAATGAGGGAGCCTATTGTATAGGCAGGAATAAGCTTTCCGTGACACAGCGGCCATTCATTGCCGCACTCCAGCCCGGAACCTGTTTTGGTGACCACGGCTCCGCCGAGCAGAGCCATAAACATAATTAGACAAGTGATGTAGCTGAGCCATTTCAATTGATTCATCGTCAATGAGATCACCCGCAATTTTTATAGGAATGATTAGGAATTAGTACGTGGTTGTAAGCCTTTGCAGCACCCGGTTTAGAAAAAAACCGCTTCTGCTCGGGTAGGGCAAAGCGGTGCAATGTGATTACTTGTGTATGGTCAGATAAACTTCGAGCGCCCTGTCCAGAAACCCCTCGATCTCCTCACGGGATTTGCGCAGCTTGTTCACGAATCTCACGAGCTCGCGGCCATCGCTATACGCAACAAAGCTGGGAATGCCGAGAATATTCTGTTCCTGGCTGACATCGCCTACAGCGTCAACATCCACTTCAACCAGTGTGAGGCGGTCCGTATATTTCTGCTCTACATCAGGCATGAACGGATCAATGAACTTGCAGTCGGAGCACCAGTCGGCTTTGAACACGGCCACGGTCAGACGGGGCGATTGAATCGCCACCTGAAATTCCGCAGGCGAAGTAATTTTATCCATAAATTGAACAGTC
This genomic interval carries:
- a CDS encoding thioredoxin family protein, translated to MDKITSPAEFQVAIQSPRLTVAVFKADWCSDCKFIDPFMPDVEQKYTDRLTLVEVDVDAVGDVSQEQNILGIPSFVAYSDGRELVRFVNKLRKSREEIEGFLDRALEVYLTIHK
- a CDS encoding COX15/CtaA family protein, with amino-acid sequence MTMNQLKWLSYITCLIMFMALLGGAVVTKTGSGLECGNEWPLCHGKLIPAYTIGSLIEYTHRLFSGLAGLLSLASMFAFWRYARERRDLQVFALLTLLFVVVQGGMGALAVIRPQSAAVMALHMGFSLIAFASSLMLALGTKRRHAWGDAPPVADRGVSRGFRNLTWAAALYSYIVVYIGAYVSHTDSQGGCSGWPLCNGEWFPELSGGVTIVFTHRVAAALLFLLIACLGHLAFWKHKAQPELRALGIAAVVLCLLQVLSGAAVVHTLYNERLYIFAALAHILLIAGLFGVLCYMSVRVWQLERANK